Proteins encoded in a region of the Patagioenas fasciata isolate bPatFas1 chromosome 21, bPatFas1.hap1, whole genome shotgun sequence genome:
- the LOC139829594 gene encoding uncharacterized protein: MKRGRKETKAARPERAEAVTERAEGAGRRETKRRRKEPKRGRKEPKEQGGERRRGDGKSRRCRAERDEEETERTEGAGRRETKRGRKEPKQGRKEPKQGRKEPKAQGEERRSAYGKSRRRRKEPKGNEQGRHHPSVAGASRRGGGESRALPNGAEERARTPERFRTAPKRRWGHPSGSERRQRGGGDTRALPNGAEEEAGTPERFRTAPKSVRGHPSASERRGRGGWDNGAILAVTELEVQSPCLIWLYLCTLNISARITTALPTRPKSQGLSRPPLLAAQPLPALTAPHC; the protein is encoded by the exons atgaagcggggacggaaagagacgAAGGCGGCGaggccggaaagagccgaagcggttacggaaagagccgaaggtgcagggcggagagagacgaagaggaggcggaaagagccgaagaggggacggaaagagccgaaggagcaaggcggagagagacgaagaggagacggaaagagccgaaggtgcagggcggagagagacgaagagGAGACGGAAAGAACCGAAGGtgcagggcggagagagacgaagcggggacggaaagagccgaagcaaggacggaaagagccgaagcaaggacggaaagagccgaaggcgcagggcgaAGAGAGACGAAGCgcgtacggaaagagccgaaggcggcggaaagagccgaagggcaACGAGCAGGGGCGGCACCACCCGAGCGTTGCCGGGGCGAgccgaagaggaggcggggagagccgagcgcttccgaacggcgccgaggAGCGTGCAAGGACACCCGAGCGGTTCCGAACGGCACCGAAGAGGAGGTGGGGACACCCGAGCGGTTCCGAACGGCGCCaaagaggaggcggggacacccgagcgcttccgaacggcgccgaagaagaggcggggacacccgagcgcttccgaacggcgccgaagagcgtgcgaggacacccgagcgcttccgaacggcgcggAAGAGGAGGCTGGGACAACGGCGCCATCTTGGCCGTCACGGAGCTGGAG gttcagagtccgtgcctcatttggttgtaTCTGTGCACTCTGAACATCTCAGCACGGATCACAACCGCACTTCCCACAAGGCCCAAGTCTCAAGGCCTCTCCAGACcccctctgctggcagcacagccgcTTCCCGCACTAACGGCACCGCACTGCTGA